A genome region from Magnolia sinica isolate HGM2019 chromosome 8, MsV1, whole genome shotgun sequence includes the following:
- the LOC131254162 gene encoding uncharacterized protein LOC131254162: MFTLGEIHEHLLINGIDKSYTHWIFHGESLAKSNEKPSSSTFDDQSDDEYPRMEELVNDAFRNIGEHADTLMDDLRNENCHEDLDAERYKALFDDARQSLYPSCPRELIKLSVTVELYSLKARNGWSDNSFNDLLQLVKKLLPVENTLPVSTYQAKKMINSLGMTYETIHACPNDCIIYWKEYKDRQNCPTCHTSRWRSDYLAKKKGVRVPSKVLRYFPLAPRLQRLYSVPWIAEQMTWHSQPKEYSGVMRHPSDSSSWMVINNKWPSFAEEFRNVRLGLATDGFNPFGHLSSAYSCWPVIIVPYNLPPSMCMKREFSMLTVLIPGPKGPSKDIDVYLQPLIDELKNLWLNGVTTYDSHLKTIFNLKAILMWGIHDFPAYGSLSGCVTHAQYACPVCAEGTVAERLKSGKKYSYQGHRRFLPINHVFRTQKAAFNNKVEEGRPSHRLSGSEVEAKVIGIQMDIGKSKGKKRKSYGDDSTGNITAWYKRSILFDLPYWKELPVRHNLDVMHVVKNVGDHLLSTILEVKDKTKDDISACEDLKKMNIMKDLWLKEADGKTIKPKAPFTLSCKEK, from the exons ATGTTCACTCTTGGAGAGATTCATGAGCATTTGCTCATTAACGGTATTGATAAGTCATACACACATTGGATTTTTCACGGTGAAAGTCTTGCGAAAAGTAACGAGAAACCATCATCATCGACGTTTGATGATCAATCCGATGATGAGTATCCTAGAATGGAGGAACTTGTTAATGATGCATTTAGAAATATTGGAGAACATGCTGATACTCTTATGGATGATCTTAGAAATGAAAATTGTCATGAAGACCTTGATGCAGAAAGATATAAGGCTTTATTTGATGATGCAAGACAATCTTTGTACCCTTCCTGCCCTAGAGAACTCATAAAATTATCGGTTACTGTTGAGTTGTATAGTTTAAAGGCACGTAATGGTTGGTCGGATAACAGCTTTAATGATCTTCTTCAATTGGTTAAGAAGTTGTTACCAGTGGAAAACACGTTGCCAGTGAGCACATATCAAGCGAAAAAGATGATCAACTCATTGGGAATGACTTATGAGACTATACATGCATGTCCCAATGATTGTATTATTTATTGGAAAGAGTATAAAGATAGACAAAATTGTCCAACATGTCATACATCGAGATGGAGGTCAGATTACTTGGCAAAGAAAAAAGGCGTTAGAGTTCCATCAAAGGTTTTGAGATATTTTCCTTTAGCACCAAGGCTACAGAGGCTATACAG TGTGCCATGGATAGCGGAGCAAATGACTTGGCATTCTCAACCGAAAGAATATAGTGGTGTTATGCGGCATCCGTCTGATTCATCAAGTTGGATGGTAATAAATAACAAGTGGCCAAGTTTTGCTGAAGAATTCCGTAATGTGCGTTTAGGGCTTGCGACTGATGGATTTAACCCATTTGGACATCTTAGTAGTGCCTACAGTTGTTGGCCTGTCATTATAGTGCCATATAATCTACCCCCTTCGATGtgtatgaaaagagaattttcaatGTTAACGGTATTGATACCAGGTCCAAAAGGACCAAGTAAGGACATTGATGTCTACCTACAACCGTTGATTGACGAGTTGAAGAATTTGTGGCTTAATGGAGTGACAACATATGATTCTCATTTAAAGACAATTTTTAATTTGAAAGCCATTTTAATGTGGGGAATTCATGATTTTCCTGCATATGGGAGTTTATCAGGATGTGTTACACATGCACAATATGCTTGCCCTGTTTGTGCCGAGGGAACCGTCGCTGAACGACTTAAGAGTGGCAAGAAGTACTCCTATCAGGGCCATCGAAGATTTCTTCCTATTAATCATGTTTTTAGGACTCAAAAAGCGGCATTCAATAATAAAGTGGAAGAAGGAAGACCTTCTCATCGATTAAGTGGTTCAGAGGTTGAAGCGAAGGTAATCGGTATTCAGATGGATATCGGTAAATCGAAGGGGAAGAAACGAAAAAGTTACGGTGATGATTCGACTGGGAATATAACTGCTTGGTACAAAAGATCGATCCTATTCGACTTGCCATATTGGAAG GAGTTACCAGTTCGGCATAACTTGGATGTAATGCATGTTGTAAAGAATGTTGGTGACCATCTTTTGTCGACGATTCTAGAAGTCAAAGATAAAACTAAGGATGATATAAGTGCATGCgaagatttgaaaaaaatgaacaTAATGAAAGACTTATGGCTGAAAGAAGCGGATGGCAAAACTATTAAACCAAAGGCACCATTTACTTTAAGTTGCAAGGAGAAAtaa